A genomic segment from Branchiostoma floridae strain S238N-H82 chromosome 7, Bfl_VNyyK, whole genome shotgun sequence encodes:
- the LOC118419779 gene encoding mitochondria-eating protein-like isoform X5 produces MAESLRRMVNNGNFTSLQDKLEKWLDDYHINTNDQNVARACELVELNARVQGQLFTLLNLVASEGGLYGGVNTLKNRLLPWLSSGFAASAASVSADTSLAVLAEAADKDRQITEIQSHYEQQLDNMEKDLNDTKEDAAALKAELDETRDELDDTRRKSTGTMMATEDEIIRLKEDQVRSLENRIRDRRRQLRLTRDEASSLRTRVDLVGDYERQVRVLRDEIAILRGERAALENGFPEPLPPLPPPRPGSPTHAKLTDSVRRSRLIGRYNDLFSIDRVEALTTLRRYIPDDEEMVQRIIFVGVQEAFHAAKMAFRAMRLRVRKNLAITHVGPETLEEAVLDYIVRNTDLFDVNGAVQDTIRAMNVNPKISFPAEIDFNLLHPFIREVCRCGWGMCALEPPLDISPATDAELYNELKYRRSYDSEFTAPLVAYHVWPAMMEYDRVVVKGEAVTKRGASLSPRRATSPRPMSPSRSRSPSPTRSGSAMSVSSRPSSRSSPRPYSAASSYVSY; encoded by the exons ATCAACACCAATGACCAGAACGTGGCACGTGCGTGTGAGCTGGTGGAGCTGAATGCCAGGGTGCAGGGGCAGCTCTTCACTCTCCTCAACCTGGTGGCTTCAGAAG GTGGTCTCTATGGAGGAGTCAACACGCTGAAGAACAGGCTCCTGCCATGGCTGAGCTCAGGCTTTGCTGCGTCTGCAGCCAGTGTCTCCGCCGACACGAGCCTCGCCGTCCTGGCAGAGGCAGCGGACAAGGACCGCCAGATCACGGAGATCCAGTCACACTACGAGCAGCAGCTGGACAACATGGAGAAGGACCTGAACGACACCAAGGAGGATGCAGCAGCCCTGAAGGCCGA GTTGGACGAAACTCGTGATGAGCTGGACGACACACGGCGGAAGTCCACAGGTACCATGATGGCCACTGAGGATGAGATTATCCGTCTGAAGGAAGA ccagGTACGATCCTTAGAGAATCGGATCAGAGATCGTAGGCGGCA GTTGAGGCTTACAAGAGACGAGGCTTCTTCCCTGCGCACAAGGGTTGACCTGGTTGGTGATTACGAGCGCCAGGTTCGCGTTCTGCGGGATGAGATTGCCATTCTTCGAGGAGAGAGAGCTGCACTGGAGAATGG ATTTCCAGAGCCCCTCCCACCCCTGCCACCACCGAGGCCTGGCTCCCCCACccatgccaagctgacggacTCTGTGCGCCGCTCGCGGCTGATTGGTCGGTACAATGACCTGTTTAGTATCGACCGTGTGGAGGCCCTGACCACCCTGCGCCGCTACATCCCGGATGATGAAGAGATGGTTCAGCGTATCATCTTTGTCGGAGTGCAG GAGGCATTCCATGCTGCTAAGATGGCGTTCCGCGCGATGCGTCTGCGCGTGCGTAAGAACCTCGCCATCACCCACGTCGGGCCGGAGACTCTGGAGGAGGCTGTTCTGGACTACATCGTCAGGAACACCGACCTGTTTGATGTCAACGGTGCTGTTCAG GACACCATCCGTGCCATGAACGTCAACCCTAAGATCTCCTTCCCTGCTGAGATTGACTTCAACCTGCTGCACCCATTCATCCGTGAGGTGTGCCGCTGTGGGTGGGGCATGTGTGCCCTGGAGCCGCCGCTCGACATCTCACCTGCTACAGACGCAGAGCTGTACAACGAGCTCAA GTACCGTAGGAGCTACGACTCGGAGTTCACGGCTCCCCTCGTGGCGTATCACGTGTGGCCAGCTATGATGGAGTACGACAGGGTCGTGGTCAAGGGAGAGGCCGTGACCAAGAGGGGCGCTTCCTTG TCACCTCGTCGCGCCACCAGCCCCCGCCCCATGAGTCCTAGCAGGAGCCGCTCTCCGAGCCCAACCCGGTCAGGTAGCGCCATGTCAGTCA GTTCGCGCCCTAGCAGTCGTTCCTCCCCCCGACCCTACAGCGCTGCGTCTTCCTACGTTAGCTACTGA
- the LOC118419779 gene encoding mitochondria-eating protein-like isoform X2: MAESLRRMVNNGNFTSLQDKLEKWLDDYHINTNDQNVARACELVELNARVQGQLFTLLNLVASEGGLYGGVNTLKNRLLPWLSSGFAASAASVSADTSLAVLAEAADKDRQITEIQSHYEQQLDNMEKDLNDTKEDAAALKAELDETRDELDDTRRKSTGTMMATEDEIIRLKEDQVRSLENRIRDRRRQLRLTRDEASSLRTRVDLVGDYERQVRVLRDEIAILRGERAALENGFPEPLPPLPPPRPGSPTHAKLTDSVRRSRLIGRYNDLFSIDRVEALTTLRRYIPDDEEMVQRIIFVGVQEAFHAAKMAFRAMRLRVRKNLAITHVGPETLEEAVLDYIVRNTDLFDVNGAVQDTIRAMNVNPKISFPAEIDFNLLHPFIREVCRCGWGMCALEPPLDISPATDAELYNELKYRRSYDSEFTAPLVAYHVWPAMMEYDRVVVKGEAVTKRGASLFSPRRSRSRSPSPRLRSPSPSPRRATSPRPMSPSRSRSPSPTRSGSAMSVSSRPSSRSSPRPYSAASSYVSY, from the exons ATCAACACCAATGACCAGAACGTGGCACGTGCGTGTGAGCTGGTGGAGCTGAATGCCAGGGTGCAGGGGCAGCTCTTCACTCTCCTCAACCTGGTGGCTTCAGAAG GTGGTCTCTATGGAGGAGTCAACACGCTGAAGAACAGGCTCCTGCCATGGCTGAGCTCAGGCTTTGCTGCGTCTGCAGCCAGTGTCTCCGCCGACACGAGCCTCGCCGTCCTGGCAGAGGCAGCGGACAAGGACCGCCAGATCACGGAGATCCAGTCACACTACGAGCAGCAGCTGGACAACATGGAGAAGGACCTGAACGACACCAAGGAGGATGCAGCAGCCCTGAAGGCCGA GTTGGACGAAACTCGTGATGAGCTGGACGACACACGGCGGAAGTCCACAGGTACCATGATGGCCACTGAGGATGAGATTATCCGTCTGAAGGAAGA ccagGTACGATCCTTAGAGAATCGGATCAGAGATCGTAGGCGGCA GTTGAGGCTTACAAGAGACGAGGCTTCTTCCCTGCGCACAAGGGTTGACCTGGTTGGTGATTACGAGCGCCAGGTTCGCGTTCTGCGGGATGAGATTGCCATTCTTCGAGGAGAGAGAGCTGCACTGGAGAATGG ATTTCCAGAGCCCCTCCCACCCCTGCCACCACCGAGGCCTGGCTCCCCCACccatgccaagctgacggacTCTGTGCGCCGCTCGCGGCTGATTGGTCGGTACAATGACCTGTTTAGTATCGACCGTGTGGAGGCCCTGACCACCCTGCGCCGCTACATCCCGGATGATGAAGAGATGGTTCAGCGTATCATCTTTGTCGGAGTGCAG GAGGCATTCCATGCTGCTAAGATGGCGTTCCGCGCGATGCGTCTGCGCGTGCGTAAGAACCTCGCCATCACCCACGTCGGGCCGGAGACTCTGGAGGAGGCTGTTCTGGACTACATCGTCAGGAACACCGACCTGTTTGATGTCAACGGTGCTGTTCAG GACACCATCCGTGCCATGAACGTCAACCCTAAGATCTCCTTCCCTGCTGAGATTGACTTCAACCTGCTGCACCCATTCATCCGTGAGGTGTGCCGCTGTGGGTGGGGCATGTGTGCCCTGGAGCCGCCGCTCGACATCTCACCTGCTACAGACGCAGAGCTGTACAACGAGCTCAA GTACCGTAGGAGCTACGACTCGGAGTTCACGGCTCCCCTCGTGGCGTATCACGTGTGGCCAGCTATGATGGAGTACGACAGGGTCGTGGTCAAGGGAGAGGCCGTGACCAAGAGGGGCGCTTCCTTG TTTTCCCCGCGCCGTAGTCGGAGTCGCAGCCCGAGCCCGAGGCTCCGGTCACCAAGCCCT TCACCTCGTCGCGCCACCAGCCCCCGCCCCATGAGTCCTAGCAGGAGCCGCTCTCCGAGCCCAACCCGGTCAGGTAGCGCCATGTCAGTCA GTTCGCGCCCTAGCAGTCGTTCCTCCCCCCGACCCTACAGCGCTGCGTCTTCCTACGTTAGCTACTGA
- the LOC118419779 gene encoding mitochondria-eating protein-like isoform X1: protein MAESLRRMVNNGNFTSLQDKLEKWLDDYHINTNDQNVARACELVELNARVQGQLFTLLNLVASEGGLYGGVNTLKNRLLPWLSSGFAASAASVSADTSLAVLAEAADKDRQITEIQSHYEQQLDNMEKDLNDTKEDAAALKAELDETRDELDDTRRKSTGTMMATEDEIIRLKEDQVRSLENRIRDRRRQLRLTRDEASSLRTRVDLVGDYERQVRVLRDEIAILRGERAALENGFPEPLPPLPPPRPGSPTHAKLTDSVRRSRLIGRYNDLFSIDRVEALTTLRRYIPDDEEMVQRIIFVGVQEAFHAAKMAFRAMRLRVRKNLAITHVGPETLEEAVLDYIVRNTDLFDVNGAVQDTIRAMNVNPKISFPAEIDFNLLHPFIREVCRCGWGMCALEPPLDISPATDAELYNELKYRRSYDSEFTAPLVAYHVWPAMMEYDRVVVKGEAVTKRGASLFSPRRSRSRSPSPRLRSPSPLRSNTNILKIEQSPRRATSPRPMSPSRSRSPSPTRSGSAMSVSSRPSSRSSPRPYSAASSYVSY, encoded by the exons ATCAACACCAATGACCAGAACGTGGCACGTGCGTGTGAGCTGGTGGAGCTGAATGCCAGGGTGCAGGGGCAGCTCTTCACTCTCCTCAACCTGGTGGCTTCAGAAG GTGGTCTCTATGGAGGAGTCAACACGCTGAAGAACAGGCTCCTGCCATGGCTGAGCTCAGGCTTTGCTGCGTCTGCAGCCAGTGTCTCCGCCGACACGAGCCTCGCCGTCCTGGCAGAGGCAGCGGACAAGGACCGCCAGATCACGGAGATCCAGTCACACTACGAGCAGCAGCTGGACAACATGGAGAAGGACCTGAACGACACCAAGGAGGATGCAGCAGCCCTGAAGGCCGA GTTGGACGAAACTCGTGATGAGCTGGACGACACACGGCGGAAGTCCACAGGTACCATGATGGCCACTGAGGATGAGATTATCCGTCTGAAGGAAGA ccagGTACGATCCTTAGAGAATCGGATCAGAGATCGTAGGCGGCA GTTGAGGCTTACAAGAGACGAGGCTTCTTCCCTGCGCACAAGGGTTGACCTGGTTGGTGATTACGAGCGCCAGGTTCGCGTTCTGCGGGATGAGATTGCCATTCTTCGAGGAGAGAGAGCTGCACTGGAGAATGG ATTTCCAGAGCCCCTCCCACCCCTGCCACCACCGAGGCCTGGCTCCCCCACccatgccaagctgacggacTCTGTGCGCCGCTCGCGGCTGATTGGTCGGTACAATGACCTGTTTAGTATCGACCGTGTGGAGGCCCTGACCACCCTGCGCCGCTACATCCCGGATGATGAAGAGATGGTTCAGCGTATCATCTTTGTCGGAGTGCAG GAGGCATTCCATGCTGCTAAGATGGCGTTCCGCGCGATGCGTCTGCGCGTGCGTAAGAACCTCGCCATCACCCACGTCGGGCCGGAGACTCTGGAGGAGGCTGTTCTGGACTACATCGTCAGGAACACCGACCTGTTTGATGTCAACGGTGCTGTTCAG GACACCATCCGTGCCATGAACGTCAACCCTAAGATCTCCTTCCCTGCTGAGATTGACTTCAACCTGCTGCACCCATTCATCCGTGAGGTGTGCCGCTGTGGGTGGGGCATGTGTGCCCTGGAGCCGCCGCTCGACATCTCACCTGCTACAGACGCAGAGCTGTACAACGAGCTCAA GTACCGTAGGAGCTACGACTCGGAGTTCACGGCTCCCCTCGTGGCGTATCACGTGTGGCCAGCTATGATGGAGTACGACAGGGTCGTGGTCAAGGGAGAGGCCGTGACCAAGAGGGGCGCTTCCTTG TTTTCCCCGCGCCGTAGTCGGAGTCGCAGCCCGAGCCCGAGGCTCCGGTCACCAAGCCCT TTGAGGAGTaatacaaacattttgaaaatagaacAG TCACCTCGTCGCGCCACCAGCCCCCGCCCCATGAGTCCTAGCAGGAGCCGCTCTCCGAGCCCAACCCGGTCAGGTAGCGCCATGTCAGTCA GTTCGCGCCCTAGCAGTCGTTCCTCCCCCCGACCCTACAGCGCTGCGTCTTCCTACGTTAGCTACTGA
- the LOC118419779 gene encoding mitochondria-eating protein-like isoform X4: MAESLRRMVNNGNFTSLQDKLEKWLDDYHINTNDQNVARACELVELNARVQGQLFTLLNLVASEGGLYGGVNTLKNRLLPWLSSGFAASAASVSADTSLAVLAEAADKDRQITEIQSHYEQQLDNMEKDLNDTKEDAAALKAELDETRDELDDTRRKSTGTMMATEDEIIRLKEDQVRSLENRIRDRRRQLRLTRDEASSLRTRVDLVGDYERQVRVLRDEIAILRGERAALENGFPEPLPPLPPPRPGSPTHAKLTDSVRRSRLIGRYNDLFSIDRVEALTTLRRYIPDDEEMVQRIIFVGVQEAFHAAKMAFRAMRLRVRKNLAITHVGPETLEEAVLDYIVRNTDLFDVNGAVQDTIRAMNVNPKISFPAEIDFNLLHPFIREVCRCGWGMCALEPPLDISPATDAELYNELKYRRSYDSEFTAPLVAYHVWPAMMEYDRVVVKGEAVTKRGASLLRSNTNILKIEQSPRRATSPRPMSPSRSRSPSPTRSGSAMSVSSRPSSRSSPRPYSAASSYVSY, translated from the exons ATCAACACCAATGACCAGAACGTGGCACGTGCGTGTGAGCTGGTGGAGCTGAATGCCAGGGTGCAGGGGCAGCTCTTCACTCTCCTCAACCTGGTGGCTTCAGAAG GTGGTCTCTATGGAGGAGTCAACACGCTGAAGAACAGGCTCCTGCCATGGCTGAGCTCAGGCTTTGCTGCGTCTGCAGCCAGTGTCTCCGCCGACACGAGCCTCGCCGTCCTGGCAGAGGCAGCGGACAAGGACCGCCAGATCACGGAGATCCAGTCACACTACGAGCAGCAGCTGGACAACATGGAGAAGGACCTGAACGACACCAAGGAGGATGCAGCAGCCCTGAAGGCCGA GTTGGACGAAACTCGTGATGAGCTGGACGACACACGGCGGAAGTCCACAGGTACCATGATGGCCACTGAGGATGAGATTATCCGTCTGAAGGAAGA ccagGTACGATCCTTAGAGAATCGGATCAGAGATCGTAGGCGGCA GTTGAGGCTTACAAGAGACGAGGCTTCTTCCCTGCGCACAAGGGTTGACCTGGTTGGTGATTACGAGCGCCAGGTTCGCGTTCTGCGGGATGAGATTGCCATTCTTCGAGGAGAGAGAGCTGCACTGGAGAATGG ATTTCCAGAGCCCCTCCCACCCCTGCCACCACCGAGGCCTGGCTCCCCCACccatgccaagctgacggacTCTGTGCGCCGCTCGCGGCTGATTGGTCGGTACAATGACCTGTTTAGTATCGACCGTGTGGAGGCCCTGACCACCCTGCGCCGCTACATCCCGGATGATGAAGAGATGGTTCAGCGTATCATCTTTGTCGGAGTGCAG GAGGCATTCCATGCTGCTAAGATGGCGTTCCGCGCGATGCGTCTGCGCGTGCGTAAGAACCTCGCCATCACCCACGTCGGGCCGGAGACTCTGGAGGAGGCTGTTCTGGACTACATCGTCAGGAACACCGACCTGTTTGATGTCAACGGTGCTGTTCAG GACACCATCCGTGCCATGAACGTCAACCCTAAGATCTCCTTCCCTGCTGAGATTGACTTCAACCTGCTGCACCCATTCATCCGTGAGGTGTGCCGCTGTGGGTGGGGCATGTGTGCCCTGGAGCCGCCGCTCGACATCTCACCTGCTACAGACGCAGAGCTGTACAACGAGCTCAA GTACCGTAGGAGCTACGACTCGGAGTTCACGGCTCCCCTCGTGGCGTATCACGTGTGGCCAGCTATGATGGAGTACGACAGGGTCGTGGTCAAGGGAGAGGCCGTGACCAAGAGGGGCGCTTCCTTG TTGAGGAGTaatacaaacattttgaaaatagaacAG TCACCTCGTCGCGCCACCAGCCCCCGCCCCATGAGTCCTAGCAGGAGCCGCTCTCCGAGCCCAACCCGGTCAGGTAGCGCCATGTCAGTCA GTTCGCGCCCTAGCAGTCGTTCCTCCCCCCGACCCTACAGCGCTGCGTCTTCCTACGTTAGCTACTGA
- the LOC118419780 gene encoding pleiotropic regulator 1-like has translation MVEEVTKHSVHTLVFRSLKRTHDMFLSDHEKPVVRDATSDAVKRNCKAHDEYGPVMNMVEESHLERQQPSNAYPDPHQPDFQIENPVMLGVHPYPSVPGVELSADTMAQVRGPSNAGIQDVMRALPPSQAKLEAERTAASVADIHRHHGPERSMALVAVDKTKGALVPRKAPTMPKPQWHSPWKLHRVISGHHGWVRCLDFEPGNQWFVTGSNDRVIKIWDLASGRLKLSLTGHISTVRGVVVSPRQPYLFSCGEDKQVKCWDLEYNKVIRHYHGHLSACYAIDLHPTIDVLVTCGRDASARVWDMRTKANIHCLSGHTNTVADVKCQATEPQIITGSHDCTIRLWDLVAGKTRATLTNHKKSIRSIVLHPKLYMFASASPDNIKQWKFPDGNFLQNLSGHNAIVNTLALNQDGVLVSGADNGTLHFWDWRTGYNFQRIHSAVQPGSLDSESGIYAAKFDLSGTRLLNCEADKTIKIYKEDESASEETHPVNWKPEIIKKKKY, from the exons ATGGTTGAG GAGGTTACCAAGCACTCCGTACATACCTTAGTCTTCAGGTCTCTGAAGAGAACCCATGATATGTTCCTGTCAGACCACGAAAAACCCGTGGTAAGAGATGCAACAAG TGATGCAGTAAAGAGGAACTGTAAGGCACATGATGAGTATGGACCAGTGATGAACATGGTGGAAGAGTCACATCTAGAGAGACAGCAGCCATCAAACGCTTACCCAGATCCACATCAACCAG ACTTCCAGATAGAGAACCCAGTGATGTTGGGAGTCCATCCCTACCCCAGTGTGCCAG GTGTAGAGTTAAGTGCAGACACCATGGCACAGGTGCGAGGTCCCAGCAATGCTGGTATCCAAGACGTGATGCGGGCCCTGCCTCCCTCGCAGGCCAAACTAGAGGCTGAGCGGACTGCAGCCAGCGTAGCCGACATCCACAGACACCACGGACCTGAACGGTCAATG GCATTGGTTGCAGTGGACAAAACTAAGGGAGCCCTGGTGCCCAGGAAGGCCCCCACCATGCCCAAGCCCCAGTGGCACTCCCCCTGGAAGCTGCACAGGGTCATCAGTGGACACCACGGCTGGGTCAGGTGTTTAGACTTTGAGCCTGGCAACCAGTGGTTTGTCACAGGGTCCAATGATAGAGTCATCAAG ATCTGGGACCTGGCCAGTGGTCGGCTGAAGCTGTCCCTGACTGGACACATCAGCACTGTGAGGGGCGTGGTCGTGTCTCCACGGCAACCCTACCTTTTCTCCTGTGGTGAAGACAAGCAGGTGAAGTGCTGGGACCTGGAGTACAACAAG GTGATCCGACACTACCATGGACATCTTAGTGCCTGTTATGCCATCGATCTTCACCCAACCATAGACGTCCTGGTCACTTGTGGGAGGGATGCCTCTGCAAGG GTGTGGGATATGCGGACCAAAGCTAACATCCACTGCCTATCAGGACACACCAACACTGTAGCTGATGTCAAGTGTCAGGCTACTGAACCACAG ATTATCACTGGCAGCCATGACTGCACTATTCGTCTGTGGGACTTGGTGGCGGGAAAGACACGGGCAACCCTGACCAATCACAAGAAGAGTATCAGATCCATCGTGCTGCACCCAAAACT CTACATGTTTGCATCAGCCTCCCCAGACAACATAAAACAGTGGAAGTTCCCTGATGGAAACTTCCTACAGAACCTGTCTGGTCACAACGCCATCGTCAACACACTGGCCCTGAATCAGGACGGCGTGCTTGTTTCTGGAG CTGACAATGGTACCCTGCACTTCTGGGACTGGAGAACAGGGTATAACTTCCAGCGGATCCACTCGGCCGTGCAGCCCGGGTCGCTGGACAGCGAGTCTGGCATCTACGCCGCCAAGTTCGACCTGAGCGGTACGCGGCTTCTGAACTGTGAGGCTGACAAAACTATCAAGATATACAAGGAAGACGAGTCAGCG TCTGAAGAGACCCACCCTGTCAACTGGAAGCCAGAGATcatcaagaagaagaagtacTGA
- the LOC118419779 gene encoding mitochondria-eating protein-like isoform X3, whose amino-acid sequence MAESLRRMVNNGNFTSLQDKLEKWLDDYHINTNDQNVARACELVELNARVQGQLFTLLNLVASEGGLYGGVNTLKNRLLPWLSSGFAASAASVSADTSLAVLAEAADKDRQITEIQSHYEQQLDNMEKDLNDTKEDAAALKAELDETRDELDDTRRKSTGTMMATEDEIIRLKEELRLTRDEASSLRTRVDLVGDYERQVRVLRDEIAILRGERAALENGFPEPLPPLPPPRPGSPTHAKLTDSVRRSRLIGRYNDLFSIDRVEALTTLRRYIPDDEEMVQRIIFVGVQEAFHAAKMAFRAMRLRVRKNLAITHVGPETLEEAVLDYIVRNTDLFDVNGAVQDTIRAMNVNPKISFPAEIDFNLLHPFIREVCRCGWGMCALEPPLDISPATDAELYNELKYRRSYDSEFTAPLVAYHVWPAMMEYDRVVVKGEAVTKRGASLFSPRRSRSRSPSPRLRSPSPLRSNTNILKIEQSPRRATSPRPMSPSRSRSPSPTRSGSAMSVSSRPSSRSSPRPYSAASSYVSY is encoded by the exons ATCAACACCAATGACCAGAACGTGGCACGTGCGTGTGAGCTGGTGGAGCTGAATGCCAGGGTGCAGGGGCAGCTCTTCACTCTCCTCAACCTGGTGGCTTCAGAAG GTGGTCTCTATGGAGGAGTCAACACGCTGAAGAACAGGCTCCTGCCATGGCTGAGCTCAGGCTTTGCTGCGTCTGCAGCCAGTGTCTCCGCCGACACGAGCCTCGCCGTCCTGGCAGAGGCAGCGGACAAGGACCGCCAGATCACGGAGATCCAGTCACACTACGAGCAGCAGCTGGACAACATGGAGAAGGACCTGAACGACACCAAGGAGGATGCAGCAGCCCTGAAGGCCGA GTTGGACGAAACTCGTGATGAGCTGGACGACACACGGCGGAAGTCCACAGGTACCATGATGGCCACTGAGGATGAGATTATCCGTCTGAAGGAAGA GTTGAGGCTTACAAGAGACGAGGCTTCTTCCCTGCGCACAAGGGTTGACCTGGTTGGTGATTACGAGCGCCAGGTTCGCGTTCTGCGGGATGAGATTGCCATTCTTCGAGGAGAGAGAGCTGCACTGGAGAATGG ATTTCCAGAGCCCCTCCCACCCCTGCCACCACCGAGGCCTGGCTCCCCCACccatgccaagctgacggacTCTGTGCGCCGCTCGCGGCTGATTGGTCGGTACAATGACCTGTTTAGTATCGACCGTGTGGAGGCCCTGACCACCCTGCGCCGCTACATCCCGGATGATGAAGAGATGGTTCAGCGTATCATCTTTGTCGGAGTGCAG GAGGCATTCCATGCTGCTAAGATGGCGTTCCGCGCGATGCGTCTGCGCGTGCGTAAGAACCTCGCCATCACCCACGTCGGGCCGGAGACTCTGGAGGAGGCTGTTCTGGACTACATCGTCAGGAACACCGACCTGTTTGATGTCAACGGTGCTGTTCAG GACACCATCCGTGCCATGAACGTCAACCCTAAGATCTCCTTCCCTGCTGAGATTGACTTCAACCTGCTGCACCCATTCATCCGTGAGGTGTGCCGCTGTGGGTGGGGCATGTGTGCCCTGGAGCCGCCGCTCGACATCTCACCTGCTACAGACGCAGAGCTGTACAACGAGCTCAA GTACCGTAGGAGCTACGACTCGGAGTTCACGGCTCCCCTCGTGGCGTATCACGTGTGGCCAGCTATGATGGAGTACGACAGGGTCGTGGTCAAGGGAGAGGCCGTGACCAAGAGGGGCGCTTCCTTG TTTTCCCCGCGCCGTAGTCGGAGTCGCAGCCCGAGCCCGAGGCTCCGGTCACCAAGCCCT TTGAGGAGTaatacaaacattttgaaaatagaacAG TCACCTCGTCGCGCCACCAGCCCCCGCCCCATGAGTCCTAGCAGGAGCCGCTCTCCGAGCCCAACCCGGTCAGGTAGCGCCATGTCAGTCA GTTCGCGCCCTAGCAGTCGTTCCTCCCCCCGACCCTACAGCGCTGCGTCTTCCTACGTTAGCTACTGA